Proteins co-encoded in one Chroicocephalus ridibundus chromosome 6, bChrRid1.1, whole genome shotgun sequence genomic window:
- the FGFBP3 gene encoding fibroblast growth factor-binding protein 3, protein MRLPLALLALAALGAAAGRAGREAEEEAAAGRFSTPERHRCSWEVRWAAGASELRVSCRPPAGGGAARSCAYRGEPRRCPAYGGRSRQFWRQILGRLRRRRHPCARGGPLTARLCAAGRAPPEAQLRLLPAPGPSATAAPSARPSARPYCAQRWHSLCSFFVGFWEG, encoded by the coding sequence ATGCGgctgcccctggccctgctggccctggCCGCCCTgggggcggcggccggcaggGCGGGccgggaggcggaggaggaggcggcggcggggcggttCTCCACGCCGGAGCGGCACCGGTGCAGCTGGGAGGtgcgctgggcggcgggggccAGCGAGCTGCGGGTGAGCTGCCggccgccggcgggcggcggggcggcgcggagctgCGCCTACCGCGGGGAgccgcggcgctgcccggccTACGGCGGCCGCAGCCGGCAGTTCTGGCGGCAGATCCTGGgccggctgcggcggcggcggcaccccTGCGCCCGGGGCGGCCCGCTCACCGCTCGCCTCTGCGCGGCCGGCCGGGCGCCGCCCGAGGCGCAGCTCCGCCTGCTGCCCGCCCCCGGGCCCTCCGCGACCGCCGCCCCCAGCGCCCGGCCCAGCGCCCGGCCCTACTGCGCCCAGCGGTGGCACTCGCTCTGCAGCTTCTTCGTCGGGTTCTGGGAGGGATGA